A part of Oryctolagus cuniculus chromosome 15, mOryCun1.1, whole genome shotgun sequence genomic DNA contains:
- the ITPRIP gene encoding inositol 1,4,5-trisphosphate receptor-interacting protein isoform X1 → MVRPVTSVEWKHLTGDITVAQGNTSTLRQPGRGKTNPNCKTHVEGKGHRRGDIHRRAPAMAVGLFRVCLVVVTAIINHPLLFPRENATVPENEEEIIRKMQAHQEKLQLEQLRLEEEVARLAAEKEALEQVAEEAQPNDTRAAWDLWSTLCMILFLIIEVWRQDHQDGPSLECPGGDEDELPGLGGAPLRGLTLPNKATLSHFYERCIRTATADAARTREFVEGFVDDLLEALRSLCNRDSDMEVEDFIGVDSMYENWQVDRPLLCHLFVPFTPPEPHRFHPELWCSSHPVPLDRQGYAQIKVVRADGDAQGCVCGKTKLGEDMLCLLHGKNKTTQPEDSGMEDLLCARESPYLDTMQVMKWFQTALTRAWHRIAHKYEFNLAFGQLDTPGSLKIKFRSGKFMPFHLIPAIQCDDSDLYFVSHLPREPSGETTACSTDWLLSFAVYERHFLRMMLKALPEGACHLSCLQIACFLLSKQSRLTGPSGLSSYHLKTALLHLLLSRRAADWQAAQLAARLHELLCFLEKSLLEKKLHHFFLGNRKVPEAVGLPEAVHRAEPLNLFRPFVLQRSLYRKTVDSFYEMLKNAPALVTEYSLHVPSDHAILPPKAVVL, encoded by the exons ATGGTCCGCCCCGTGACATCAGTGGAATGGAAGCACCTTACAGGTGACATCACTGTTGCCCAAGGCAACACCTCCACCTTAAGGCAGCCTGGGAGGGGAAAGACCAACCCCAACTGTAAGACACATGTTGAAGGGAAAGGACATCGAAGGGGGGACATCCACAG GAGAGCTCCCGCCATGGCCGTGGGGCTCTTCCGGGTGTGCCTGGTGGTGGTGACGGCCATCATCAACCACCCGCTGCTGTTCCCGCGGGAGAACGCCACCGTCCCCGAGAACGAGGAGGAGATCATCCGCAAGATGCAGGCGCACCAGGAGAAGctgcagctggagcagctgcgcctggaggaggaggtggcgcGGCTGGCGGCTGAGAAGGAGGCCCTGGAGCAGGTAGCGGAGGAAGCGCAGCCGAACGACACCCGCGCGGCCTGGGACCTCTGGAGCACCCTCTGCATgatcctcttcctcatcatcgAGGTGTGGCGGCAGGACCACCAGGACGGGCCCTCCCTTGAGTGCCCGGGCGGCGATGAGGACGAGCTGCCCGGGCTGGGGGGTGCCCCGCTGCGGGGCCTCACCCTGCCCAACAAGGCCACCCTCAGCCACTTCTACGAGCGCTGCATCCGGACGGCCACGGCCGATGCTGCTCGCACCCGGGAGTTCGTGGAAGGCTTCGTGGATGACCTGCTGGAAGCCCTGCGGAGCCTCTGCAACAGGGACAGCGACATGGAGGTGGAGGACTTCATCGGCGTGGACAGCATGTACGAGAACTGGCAGGTGGACAGGCCGCTGCTCTGCCACCTCTTTGTGCCCTTCACGCCCCCGGAGCCGCACCGCTTCCACCCAGAGCTCTGGTGCTCCAGCCACCCGGTGCCCCTGGATCGCCAGGGCTATGCCCAGATCAAAGTGGTCCGGGCCGACGGAGATGCCCAGGGCTGCGTCTGCGGCAAGACCAAGCTCGGGGAAGACATGCTGTGTCTCCTCCATGGCAAGAACAAGACGACGCAGCCCGAAGACAGCGGTATGGAAGACCTACTGTGCGCCAGAGAGTCCCCGTACCTGGACACCATGCAGGTCATGAAGTGGTTCCAGacggccctcaccagagcctggCACCGCATCGCCCACAAGTACGAGTTCAACCTGGCCTTTGGCCAGCTGGACACCCCAGGGTCCCTCAAGATCAAGTTCCGCTCGGGGAAGTTCATGCCCTTCCACCTGATTCCCGCGATCCAGTGTGATGACTCGGACCTGTACTTTGTCTCCCACCTTCCCAGGGAGCCTTCCGGGGAGACCACGGCCTGCAGCACGGACTGGCTCCTGTCCTTTGCGGTCTACGAGCGCCACTTCCTGAGGATGATGCTGAAGGCCTTACCCGAGGGCGCCTGCCACCTGAGCTGCCTGCAGATCGCCTGCTTCCTGCTGTCCAAGCAGAGCCGTCTGACGGGCCCCAGCGGGCTCAGCAGCTACCACCTGAAGAcggccctgctgcacctgctgctctcccggCGGGCCGCCGACTGGCAGGCCGCGCAGCTCGCCGCACGTCTGCACGAGCTGCTGTGCTTCCTGGAGAAGAGCCTGCTGGAGAAGAAGCTCCATCACTTCTTCCTGGGCAACCGCAAGGTGCCCGAGGCCGTGGGACTCCCGGAGGCCGTGCACAGGGCCGAGCCTCTCAACCTGTTCCGACCCTTCGTCCTGCAGCGAAGTCTCTACCGTAAGACAGTGGACTCCTTCTACGAGATGCTGAAGAATGCCCCGGCACTTGTGACCGAGTATTCCCTACATGTCCCCTCAGACCATGCCATCCTGCCCCCAAAAGCTGTCGTCCTGTAG
- the ITPRIP gene encoding inositol 1,4,5-trisphosphate receptor-interacting protein isoform X2, translating into MAVGLFRVCLVVVTAIINHPLLFPRENATVPENEEEIIRKMQAHQEKLQLEQLRLEEEVARLAAEKEALEQVAEEAQPNDTRAAWDLWSTLCMILFLIIEVWRQDHQDGPSLECPGGDEDELPGLGGAPLRGLTLPNKATLSHFYERCIRTATADAARTREFVEGFVDDLLEALRSLCNRDSDMEVEDFIGVDSMYENWQVDRPLLCHLFVPFTPPEPHRFHPELWCSSHPVPLDRQGYAQIKVVRADGDAQGCVCGKTKLGEDMLCLLHGKNKTTQPEDSGMEDLLCARESPYLDTMQVMKWFQTALTRAWHRIAHKYEFNLAFGQLDTPGSLKIKFRSGKFMPFHLIPAIQCDDSDLYFVSHLPREPSGETTACSTDWLLSFAVYERHFLRMMLKALPEGACHLSCLQIACFLLSKQSRLTGPSGLSSYHLKTALLHLLLSRRAADWQAAQLAARLHELLCFLEKSLLEKKLHHFFLGNRKVPEAVGLPEAVHRAEPLNLFRPFVLQRSLYRKTVDSFYEMLKNAPALVTEYSLHVPSDHAILPPKAVVL; encoded by the coding sequence ATGGCCGTGGGGCTCTTCCGGGTGTGCCTGGTGGTGGTGACGGCCATCATCAACCACCCGCTGCTGTTCCCGCGGGAGAACGCCACCGTCCCCGAGAACGAGGAGGAGATCATCCGCAAGATGCAGGCGCACCAGGAGAAGctgcagctggagcagctgcgcctggaggaggaggtggcgcGGCTGGCGGCTGAGAAGGAGGCCCTGGAGCAGGTAGCGGAGGAAGCGCAGCCGAACGACACCCGCGCGGCCTGGGACCTCTGGAGCACCCTCTGCATgatcctcttcctcatcatcgAGGTGTGGCGGCAGGACCACCAGGACGGGCCCTCCCTTGAGTGCCCGGGCGGCGATGAGGACGAGCTGCCCGGGCTGGGGGGTGCCCCGCTGCGGGGCCTCACCCTGCCCAACAAGGCCACCCTCAGCCACTTCTACGAGCGCTGCATCCGGACGGCCACGGCCGATGCTGCTCGCACCCGGGAGTTCGTGGAAGGCTTCGTGGATGACCTGCTGGAAGCCCTGCGGAGCCTCTGCAACAGGGACAGCGACATGGAGGTGGAGGACTTCATCGGCGTGGACAGCATGTACGAGAACTGGCAGGTGGACAGGCCGCTGCTCTGCCACCTCTTTGTGCCCTTCACGCCCCCGGAGCCGCACCGCTTCCACCCAGAGCTCTGGTGCTCCAGCCACCCGGTGCCCCTGGATCGCCAGGGCTATGCCCAGATCAAAGTGGTCCGGGCCGACGGAGATGCCCAGGGCTGCGTCTGCGGCAAGACCAAGCTCGGGGAAGACATGCTGTGTCTCCTCCATGGCAAGAACAAGACGACGCAGCCCGAAGACAGCGGTATGGAAGACCTACTGTGCGCCAGAGAGTCCCCGTACCTGGACACCATGCAGGTCATGAAGTGGTTCCAGacggccctcaccagagcctggCACCGCATCGCCCACAAGTACGAGTTCAACCTGGCCTTTGGCCAGCTGGACACCCCAGGGTCCCTCAAGATCAAGTTCCGCTCGGGGAAGTTCATGCCCTTCCACCTGATTCCCGCGATCCAGTGTGATGACTCGGACCTGTACTTTGTCTCCCACCTTCCCAGGGAGCCTTCCGGGGAGACCACGGCCTGCAGCACGGACTGGCTCCTGTCCTTTGCGGTCTACGAGCGCCACTTCCTGAGGATGATGCTGAAGGCCTTACCCGAGGGCGCCTGCCACCTGAGCTGCCTGCAGATCGCCTGCTTCCTGCTGTCCAAGCAGAGCCGTCTGACGGGCCCCAGCGGGCTCAGCAGCTACCACCTGAAGAcggccctgctgcacctgctgctctcccggCGGGCCGCCGACTGGCAGGCCGCGCAGCTCGCCGCACGTCTGCACGAGCTGCTGTGCTTCCTGGAGAAGAGCCTGCTGGAGAAGAAGCTCCATCACTTCTTCCTGGGCAACCGCAAGGTGCCCGAGGCCGTGGGACTCCCGGAGGCCGTGCACAGGGCCGAGCCTCTCAACCTGTTCCGACCCTTCGTCCTGCAGCGAAGTCTCTACCGTAAGACAGTGGACTCCTTCTACGAGATGCTGAAGAATGCCCCGGCACTTGTGACCGAGTATTCCCTACATGTCCCCTCAGACCATGCCATCCTGCCCCCAAAAGCTGTCGTCCTGTAG